In Musa acuminata AAA Group cultivar baxijiao chromosome BXJ3-9, Cavendish_Baxijiao_AAA, whole genome shotgun sequence, a single genomic region encodes these proteins:
- the LOC135650035 gene encoding succinate dehydrogenase subunit 4, mitochondrial-like: MASRLLSRSKTLTLSRLLLLHPSAPGNPVTSAHGLRAFGSLAPHPPPDPRSAAIAPAYRPDRPSAAALGLLRAPVFGQLGFGKNMSHMAGGVEDPNCLKGKEIDSSKVMAFSPLEGTLTRERKSGLTNESLKHLFCAYTGKSMGFSRRSFWTMFIMT; this comes from the exons ATGGCGTCACGCCTACTGAGCCGATCGAAAACCCTAACCCTCTCACGCCTCCTCCTCCTGCACCCTTCGGCACCGGGCAATCCCGTCACCTCCGCCCATGGCCTCCGAGCCTTCGGTTCCCTCGCCCCACACCCGCCCCCTGATCCCAGATCCGCAGCGATCGCGCCAGCCTACAGGCCCGATCGCCCCTCCGCCGCTGCTCTCGGTCTCCTCCGTGCCCCTGTCTTCGGCCAACTTGGCTTTGGAAAG AACATGTCTCATATGGCTGGTGGAGTTGAAGATCCTAATTGCCTGAAAGGAAAGGAGATTGACTCTTCAAAGGTAATGGCTTTCAGCCCACTGGAGGGGACCCTTACCAGGGAACGGAAAAGTGGATTGACGAATGAAAGCTTAAAG CACTTGTTCTGTGCGTATACTGGCAAATCTATGGGTTTTTCAAGGAGATCCTTCTGGACTATGTTCATCATGACGTGA
- the LOC135648722 gene encoding probable polyamine transporter At1g31830, with protein sequence MKLRSTASTRASSLHMGEFRDTEYNFVNEDSPKLGNTRKVSVIPLVFLIFYEVSGGPFGIEDSVQAAGPLLAILGFLIFPFIWSIPEALVTAEMGTMFPENGGYVVWVSSALGHFWGFQQGWMKWLSGVIDNALYPVLFLDYLKSGIPDFGGGLPRTVAVLILTVALTYMNYRGLNIVGWMAVFLGVFSILPFILMGLVAIPKLQPSRWLQVDIHNVNWSLYLNTLFWNLNYWDSISTLAGEVDNPKRTLPKALFYALILVVVGYLYPLLAGTGAIPLDRESWTDGYFSDVAKIVAGVWLRWWVQGASALSNMGMFVAEMSSDSYQLLGMAERGMLPEFFSKRSRHGTPLVGILFSASGVLLLSWMSFQEIVAAENFLYCFGMILEYVAFIKLRLSHPNASRPYKVPLGTAGCILMIVPPTILICVVLALASFKVMIVSIIAMLIGSILQPCLKHVEKKKLLKFTLNSDLPDFRESEHESAVESLIA encoded by the exons ATG AAATTGAGGAGCACTGCAAGCACTAGAGCTAGTTCTCTTCATATGGGGGAATTTCGTGATACCGAATACAATTTTGTCAATGAGGACTCGCCGAAACTAGGCAACACCAGGAAGGTCTCTGTCATTCCCCTTGTCTTCCTTATTTTCTATGAGGTCTCTGGTGGCCCCTTTGGGATAGAGGACAGTGTTCAAGCCGCTGGCCCGCTTCTGGCTATACTTGGATTTCTGATCTTCCCCTTCATATGGAGTATTCCTGAAGCACTTGTCACTGCTGAGATGGGCACCATGTTCCCAGAAAATGGAGGTTATGTTGTGTGGGTCTCTTCAGCTTTGGGCCATTTTTGGGGTTTTCAGCAGGGTTGGATGAAATGGCTTAGTGGTGTCATTGACAATGCTCTATATCCAGTTCTCTTTTTAGACTATTTGAAGTCCGGTATTCCAGATTTTGGTGGTGGGCTGCCTAGGACTGTTGCGGTGTTAATACTAACAGTTGCACTAACTTACATGAACTACAGAGGACTGAACATTGTTGGATGGATGGCTGTGTTTCTGGGGGTGTTCTCCATACTTCCTTTTATCTTAATGGGGTTGGTAGCAATACCAAAACTTCAGCCTTCGAGATGGTTACAGGTTGACATACACAATGTCAATTGGAGTTTGTACTTGAATACACTCTTTTGGAATCTCAATTATTGGGATTCAATAAGTACTTTGGCAGGAGAGGTGGATAATCCTAAGAGAACACTTCCAAAGGCTCTGTTTTATGCATTGATCTTGGTTGTTGTCGGATATCTGTATCCTCTCCTAGCTGGGACAGGAGCGATCCCACTTGATCGGGAGTCTTGGACAGATGGTTATTTTTCTGACGTGGCCAAAATTGTTGCTGGGGTCTGGTTGAGATGGTGGGTGCAAGGAGCTTCAGCTCTATCCAACATGGGCATGTTTGTTGCCGAAATGAGCAGTGATTCTTACCAGCTTCTTGGAATGGCAGAAAGGGGAATGCTCCCAGAGTTCTTTAGCAAGAGATCCCGTCACGGGACTCCTCTCGTCGGGATACTCTTCTCTGCTTCTGGTGTTCTTCTGCTGTCCTGGATGAGCTTTCAGGAGATCGTTGCTGCCGAGAATTTCCTGTACTGTTTTGGGATGATTCTGGAGTATGTGGCCTTCATAAAGTTACGACTGAGCCACCCAAATGCTTCTCGGCCTTATAAGGTTCCTCTGGGGACTGCTGGTTGCATTTTGATGATCGTCCCTCCTACCATCTTGATATGTGTGGTTCTGGCTCTTGCCTCTTTCAAAGTCATGATCGTAAGCATTATAGCGATGCTTATTGGGTCCATCCTGCAGCCCTGTCTCAAACATGTGGAGAAGAAGAAGTTGTTGAAGTTCACTTTGAACTCTGACCTCCCTGATTTCAGAGAATCTGAGCATGAGAGTGCTGTCGAATCCTTGATAGCTTAG
- the LOC135649761 gene encoding phytochrome-interacting ankyrin-repeat protein 1-like — MSPEQQVKTRNYISSRRLFKHRLRERDDRGWTLLHIGARKGDLKEVKRLLDAGMDVNVTALGCKALGVTPLHLAAQGGHINVMDELLERGANIDARTKGACGWTPLHIAAKERNKQAIKFLIENGAFLPPDINDNRFNPPLHYCPGLEWAYEIKHKQEEWLSSSGTSYSSEN; from the exons ATGTCGCCTGAGCAGCAGGTAAAGACACGGAACTATATTTCAAGCAGGCGACTTTTTAAGCACCGGCTGAGGGAGAGGGATGACAGGGGTTGGACCCTACTTCACATCGGTGCCAGAAAGGGTGACTTGAAAGAG GTGAAGCGACTTTTGGATGCAGGCATGGATGTCAATGTGACTGCTTTGGGTTGCAAAGCTCTAGGTGTGACCCCTCTCCATCTCGCTGCACAAGGTGGACACATCAATGTTATGGATGAGTTACTCGAACGCGGTGCAAATATTGATGCTAGAACGAAGGGAGCATGTGGCT GGACTCCTCTTCATATCGCAGCCAAGGAGAGAAACAAGCAGGCTATCAAGTTCCTGATTGAGAATGGTGCATTCTTGCCTCCAGACATAAATGACAACCGGTTCAATCCACCCCTCCATTACTGTCCAGGACTGGAATGGGCGTACGAAATCAAGCACAAGCAAGAAGAATGGCTTTCTAGCAGTGGAACTTCCTACAGCTCTGAGAACTAG